The proteins below are encoded in one region of Corvus hawaiiensis isolate bCorHaw1 chromosome 3, bCorHaw1.pri.cur, whole genome shotgun sequence:
- the CNST gene encoding consortin isoform X1: protein MNFSSLNSGLKISGRRLSGSTSNALMDDRDFSPNDLQIDSKDSVPANYRVESLVSHLIPSADENENQLDSDGNEVLTSSSIAMGRQDKGEQDNINNNENMDSGDWIPSCKEGETERRSVNVHMDPQLEEKPITEKQPGGKRSPRSKRSSSKKSKGVSTVGTTAIQEENTFITDADFVQAEGAVEVKENFHPKEQKQTLQSLFSLLREEVEQMDSKILPLCLHQIAETYFQEEEYEKAMKFIQLERLYHEQLLANLSSIQEQWERKWKTAVPSPVTTLRNSDKELSGQELEKLTRVCSSHQQPQASKRKLVAAENTWESSCLSQLMESRNLKEREATAFKSGTETYPGAGPKKEDKQLSTVCPGENKTEGQTEAASLRVATGKDHMEEQHCSAESTLKPHTQSTGTVGRPSSGCLSSGDAGKENSLRLRETQLSKDAVKTEGAGEPGVKLPLEPMVDALDLTDADYIPTNLVPSDKDVPADRSLLRSKHAAGSSEIASDQLGNSDVKQQQIEPDDDDEKSSWHRTASDECSGCNKVSEHENTAHSRVCEEIQRAAGQEERVSNEEQEDLFLRFLNGNIIDTEESANLANQEDFDTVPDISPERASYNSLEALSLDDSFSSLDELTRRIEITEIAPVEGLVSILKKRDDRDGKTIAQVQQKQTKRRVRFQEMEDTLDQDEVSGGSCILLILLCIATVFLSIGGTALYCTFGDMESPVCTDFAANMDFYYTQILQRVEELKHWIAFS, encoded by the exons GTCTAAAAATATCTGGAAGGAGATTAAGTGGTTCAACAAGTAACGCTCTAATGGATGACAGAGACTTTTCACCAAATGATCTGCAAATAGACTCAAAGGACAGTGTTCCTGCTAACTATAGGGTAGAAAGTTTGGTATCTCATTTGATTCCTTCAgctgatgaaaatgaaaatcaacTTGACAGTGATGGGAATGAAGTTCTGACCAGTAGTAGCATTGCTATGGGACGACAGGATAAAGGTGAACAGGATAACATCAATAATAATGAGAATATGGACAGTGGAGACTGGATCCCAAGCTGTAAGGAAGGTGAGACTGAGAGAAGATCTGTAAATGTCCATATGGACCCTCAGCTGGAGGAAAAGCCCATTACAGAAAAACAGCCAGGTGGAAAAAGAAGTCCAAGAAGCAAAAGAAGCTCCAGTAAAAAATCTAAAG GAGTTTCTACGGTGGGAACCACAGCAATCCAGgaggaaaatacttttattacAGATGCAGATTTTGTGCAGGCTGAAGGTGCTGTTGAAGTAAAGGAAAACTTTCATccaaaagaacaaaagcaaacgTTGCAgtctcttttctctttgctccGTGAAGAGGTTGAGCAGATGGATTCAAAGATACTGCCTCTGTGTCTCCATCAG ATAGCTGAGACCTATTTTCAAGAGGAGGAAT ATGAGAAGGCGATGAAGTTCATTCAGCTTGAACGACTGTATCATGAGCAGCTGCTTGCAAATCTTTCTTCCATACAGGAACAGTGGG aaagaaaatggaaaacagcagTTCCCAGTCCAGTGACAACACTGAGGAATTCAGATAAAGAACTGAGTGGCCAAGAACTGGAAAAGCTTACTAGAGTTTGCTCTTCACATCAACA GCCACAGGCATCCAAACGTAAG CTAGTAGCCGCAGAAAATACATGGGAAAGCAGTTGTTTGTCTCAGTTAATGGAATCCAGAAACTTAAAGGAAAGAGAAGCTACTGCTTTTAAATCAG GTACTGAAACTTATCCTGGCGCTGGACCAAAGAAAGAAGATAAACAGCTGAGCACTGTTTGCCcaggtgaaaacaaaactgagggACAGACAGAGGCAGCGAGTCTTCGGGTAGCTACAGGAAAGGACCACAtggaggagcagcactgcagtgctgaatCAACATTGAAGCCACACACCCAGTCCACAGGGACAGTGGGCAGGCCTTCTTCAGGCTGTTTATCATCTGGGGATGCCGGTAAAGAGAACAGTCTGCGGCTGAGGGAAACACAGCTCTCCAAGGATGCAGTGAAAACAGAAGGGGCTGGGGAGCCTGGAGTGAAACTCCCTCTTGAGCCAATGGTAGATGCTTTGGATTTAACAGATGCTGATTATATACCTACTAATTTGGTTCCTTCTGATAAAGATGTGCCAGCTGATAGAAGTCTGCTCAGATCAAAACATGCTGCTGGGTCTTCAGAAATTGCTAGTGACCAGCTTGGAAACAGTGATGTAAAGCAGCAACAGATAGAGcctgatgatgatgatgaaaagTCTTCATGGCACAGAACTGCATCAGATGAATGCTCTGGGTGTAATAAAGTGTCTGAGCATGAGAATACTGCCCATTCACGAGTGTGTGAGGAAatacagagagcagcaggacaggaggagagggtcAGTAATGAAGAACAAGAAGATTTATTTCTCAGATTTTTGAATGGTAACATAATAGACACTGAAGAATCTGCAAACTTAGCAAACCAAGAGGACTTTGACACTGTTCCAGATATTTCACCTGAACGAGCGTCTTACAACTCCCTGGAAGCTTTATCACTAGAtgacagcttttcttctcttgatGAACTTACAAGAAGGATAGAGATTACTGAG ATTGCCCCAGTGGAAGGATTGGTGTCTATACTAAAGAAGAGAGATGACAGAGATGGAAAAACAATTGCTCAAGTccagcaaaagcaaacaaagagaaGAGTAAGATTCCAAGAAATGGAAGACACATTGGATCAAG ATGAAGTGTCTGGTGGCTCCTGTATTTTGCTGATCCTGCTGTGCATAGCAACTGTTTTCCTTAGCATTGGAGGAACTGCACTGTACTGCACCTTTGGTGACATGGAATCCCCTGTGTGTACTGATTTTGCAGCCAACATGGATTTCTATTATACACAGATACTGCAGCGTGTGGAAGAACTTAAACACTGGATAGCCTTCTCATAG
- the CNST gene encoding consortin isoform X2 yields MDDRDFSPNDLQIDSKDSVPANYRVESLVSHLIPSADENENQLDSDGNEVLTSSSIAMGRQDKGEQDNINNNENMDSGDWIPSCKEGETERRSVNVHMDPQLEEKPITEKQPGGKRSPRSKRSSSKKSKGVSTVGTTAIQEENTFITDADFVQAEGAVEVKENFHPKEQKQTLQSLFSLLREEVEQMDSKILPLCLHQIAETYFQEEEYEKAMKFIQLERLYHEQLLANLSSIQEQWERKWKTAVPSPVTTLRNSDKELSGQELEKLTRVCSSHQQPQASKRKLVAAENTWESSCLSQLMESRNLKEREATAFKSGTETYPGAGPKKEDKQLSTVCPGENKTEGQTEAASLRVATGKDHMEEQHCSAESTLKPHTQSTGTVGRPSSGCLSSGDAGKENSLRLRETQLSKDAVKTEGAGEPGVKLPLEPMVDALDLTDADYIPTNLVPSDKDVPADRSLLRSKHAAGSSEIASDQLGNSDVKQQQIEPDDDDEKSSWHRTASDECSGCNKVSEHENTAHSRVCEEIQRAAGQEERVSNEEQEDLFLRFLNGNIIDTEESANLANQEDFDTVPDISPERASYNSLEALSLDDSFSSLDELTRRIEITEIAPVEGLVSILKKRDDRDGKTIAQVQQKQTKRRVRFQEMEDTLDQDEVSGGSCILLILLCIATVFLSIGGTALYCTFGDMESPVCTDFAANMDFYYTQILQRVEELKHWIAFS; encoded by the exons ATGGATGACAGAGACTTTTCACCAAATGATCTGCAAATAGACTCAAAGGACAGTGTTCCTGCTAACTATAGGGTAGAAAGTTTGGTATCTCATTTGATTCCTTCAgctgatgaaaatgaaaatcaacTTGACAGTGATGGGAATGAAGTTCTGACCAGTAGTAGCATTGCTATGGGACGACAGGATAAAGGTGAACAGGATAACATCAATAATAATGAGAATATGGACAGTGGAGACTGGATCCCAAGCTGTAAGGAAGGTGAGACTGAGAGAAGATCTGTAAATGTCCATATGGACCCTCAGCTGGAGGAAAAGCCCATTACAGAAAAACAGCCAGGTGGAAAAAGAAGTCCAAGAAGCAAAAGAAGCTCCAGTAAAAAATCTAAAG GAGTTTCTACGGTGGGAACCACAGCAATCCAGgaggaaaatacttttattacAGATGCAGATTTTGTGCAGGCTGAAGGTGCTGTTGAAGTAAAGGAAAACTTTCATccaaaagaacaaaagcaaacgTTGCAgtctcttttctctttgctccGTGAAGAGGTTGAGCAGATGGATTCAAAGATACTGCCTCTGTGTCTCCATCAG ATAGCTGAGACCTATTTTCAAGAGGAGGAAT ATGAGAAGGCGATGAAGTTCATTCAGCTTGAACGACTGTATCATGAGCAGCTGCTTGCAAATCTTTCTTCCATACAGGAACAGTGGG aaagaaaatggaaaacagcagTTCCCAGTCCAGTGACAACACTGAGGAATTCAGATAAAGAACTGAGTGGCCAAGAACTGGAAAAGCTTACTAGAGTTTGCTCTTCACATCAACA GCCACAGGCATCCAAACGTAAG CTAGTAGCCGCAGAAAATACATGGGAAAGCAGTTGTTTGTCTCAGTTAATGGAATCCAGAAACTTAAAGGAAAGAGAAGCTACTGCTTTTAAATCAG GTACTGAAACTTATCCTGGCGCTGGACCAAAGAAAGAAGATAAACAGCTGAGCACTGTTTGCCcaggtgaaaacaaaactgagggACAGACAGAGGCAGCGAGTCTTCGGGTAGCTACAGGAAAGGACCACAtggaggagcagcactgcagtgctgaatCAACATTGAAGCCACACACCCAGTCCACAGGGACAGTGGGCAGGCCTTCTTCAGGCTGTTTATCATCTGGGGATGCCGGTAAAGAGAACAGTCTGCGGCTGAGGGAAACACAGCTCTCCAAGGATGCAGTGAAAACAGAAGGGGCTGGGGAGCCTGGAGTGAAACTCCCTCTTGAGCCAATGGTAGATGCTTTGGATTTAACAGATGCTGATTATATACCTACTAATTTGGTTCCTTCTGATAAAGATGTGCCAGCTGATAGAAGTCTGCTCAGATCAAAACATGCTGCTGGGTCTTCAGAAATTGCTAGTGACCAGCTTGGAAACAGTGATGTAAAGCAGCAACAGATAGAGcctgatgatgatgatgaaaagTCTTCATGGCACAGAACTGCATCAGATGAATGCTCTGGGTGTAATAAAGTGTCTGAGCATGAGAATACTGCCCATTCACGAGTGTGTGAGGAAatacagagagcagcaggacaggaggagagggtcAGTAATGAAGAACAAGAAGATTTATTTCTCAGATTTTTGAATGGTAACATAATAGACACTGAAGAATCTGCAAACTTAGCAAACCAAGAGGACTTTGACACTGTTCCAGATATTTCACCTGAACGAGCGTCTTACAACTCCCTGGAAGCTTTATCACTAGAtgacagcttttcttctcttgatGAACTTACAAGAAGGATAGAGATTACTGAG ATTGCCCCAGTGGAAGGATTGGTGTCTATACTAAAGAAGAGAGATGACAGAGATGGAAAAACAATTGCTCAAGTccagcaaaagcaaacaaagagaaGAGTAAGATTCCAAGAAATGGAAGACACATTGGATCAAG ATGAAGTGTCTGGTGGCTCCTGTATTTTGCTGATCCTGCTGTGCATAGCAACTGTTTTCCTTAGCATTGGAGGAACTGCACTGTACTGCACCTTTGGTGACATGGAATCCCCTGTGTGTACTGATTTTGCAGCCAACATGGATTTCTATTATACACAGATACTGCAGCGTGTGGAAGAACTTAAACACTGGATAGCCTTCTCATAG
- the CNST gene encoding consortin isoform X3 has product MNFSSLNSGLKISGRRLSGSTSNALMDDRDFSPNDLQIDSKDSVPANYRVESLVSHLIPSADENENQLDSDGNEVLTSSSIAMGRQDKGEQDNINNNENMDSGDWIPSCKEGETERRSVNVHMDPQLEEKPITEKQPGGKRSPRSKRSSSKKSKGVSTVGTTAIQEENTFITDADFVQAEGAVEVKENFHPKEQKQTLQSLFSLLREEVEQMDSKILPLCLHQIAETYFQEEEYEKAMKFIQLERLYHEQLLANLSSIQEQWERKWKTAVPSPVTTLRNSDKELSGQELEKLTRVCSSHQQPQASKRKLVAAENTWESSCLSQLMESRNLKEREATAFKSGTETYPGAGPKKEDKQLSTVCPGENKTEGQTEAASLRVATGKDHMEEQHCSAESTLKPHTQSTGTVGRPSSGCLSSGDAGKENSLRLRETQLSKDAVKTEGAGEPGVKLPLEPMVDALDLTDADYIPTNLVPSDKDVPADRSLLRSKHAAGSSEIASDQLGNSDVKQQQIEPDDDDEKSSWHRTASDECSGCNKVSEHENTAHSRVCEEIQRAAGQEERVSNEEQEDLFLRFLNGNIIDTEESANLANQEDFDTVPDISPERASYNSLEALSLDDSFSSLDELTRRIEITEMKCLVAPVFC; this is encoded by the exons GTCTAAAAATATCTGGAAGGAGATTAAGTGGTTCAACAAGTAACGCTCTAATGGATGACAGAGACTTTTCACCAAATGATCTGCAAATAGACTCAAAGGACAGTGTTCCTGCTAACTATAGGGTAGAAAGTTTGGTATCTCATTTGATTCCTTCAgctgatgaaaatgaaaatcaacTTGACAGTGATGGGAATGAAGTTCTGACCAGTAGTAGCATTGCTATGGGACGACAGGATAAAGGTGAACAGGATAACATCAATAATAATGAGAATATGGACAGTGGAGACTGGATCCCAAGCTGTAAGGAAGGTGAGACTGAGAGAAGATCTGTAAATGTCCATATGGACCCTCAGCTGGAGGAAAAGCCCATTACAGAAAAACAGCCAGGTGGAAAAAGAAGTCCAAGAAGCAAAAGAAGCTCCAGTAAAAAATCTAAAG GAGTTTCTACGGTGGGAACCACAGCAATCCAGgaggaaaatacttttattacAGATGCAGATTTTGTGCAGGCTGAAGGTGCTGTTGAAGTAAAGGAAAACTTTCATccaaaagaacaaaagcaaacgTTGCAgtctcttttctctttgctccGTGAAGAGGTTGAGCAGATGGATTCAAAGATACTGCCTCTGTGTCTCCATCAG ATAGCTGAGACCTATTTTCAAGAGGAGGAAT ATGAGAAGGCGATGAAGTTCATTCAGCTTGAACGACTGTATCATGAGCAGCTGCTTGCAAATCTTTCTTCCATACAGGAACAGTGGG aaagaaaatggaaaacagcagTTCCCAGTCCAGTGACAACACTGAGGAATTCAGATAAAGAACTGAGTGGCCAAGAACTGGAAAAGCTTACTAGAGTTTGCTCTTCACATCAACA GCCACAGGCATCCAAACGTAAG CTAGTAGCCGCAGAAAATACATGGGAAAGCAGTTGTTTGTCTCAGTTAATGGAATCCAGAAACTTAAAGGAAAGAGAAGCTACTGCTTTTAAATCAG GTACTGAAACTTATCCTGGCGCTGGACCAAAGAAAGAAGATAAACAGCTGAGCACTGTTTGCCcaggtgaaaacaaaactgagggACAGACAGAGGCAGCGAGTCTTCGGGTAGCTACAGGAAAGGACCACAtggaggagcagcactgcagtgctgaatCAACATTGAAGCCACACACCCAGTCCACAGGGACAGTGGGCAGGCCTTCTTCAGGCTGTTTATCATCTGGGGATGCCGGTAAAGAGAACAGTCTGCGGCTGAGGGAAACACAGCTCTCCAAGGATGCAGTGAAAACAGAAGGGGCTGGGGAGCCTGGAGTGAAACTCCCTCTTGAGCCAATGGTAGATGCTTTGGATTTAACAGATGCTGATTATATACCTACTAATTTGGTTCCTTCTGATAAAGATGTGCCAGCTGATAGAAGTCTGCTCAGATCAAAACATGCTGCTGGGTCTTCAGAAATTGCTAGTGACCAGCTTGGAAACAGTGATGTAAAGCAGCAACAGATAGAGcctgatgatgatgatgaaaagTCTTCATGGCACAGAACTGCATCAGATGAATGCTCTGGGTGTAATAAAGTGTCTGAGCATGAGAATACTGCCCATTCACGAGTGTGTGAGGAAatacagagagcagcaggacaggaggagagggtcAGTAATGAAGAACAAGAAGATTTATTTCTCAGATTTTTGAATGGTAACATAATAGACACTGAAGAATCTGCAAACTTAGCAAACCAAGAGGACTTTGACACTGTTCCAGATATTTCACCTGAACGAGCGTCTTACAACTCCCTGGAAGCTTTATCACTAGAtgacagcttttcttctcttgatGAACTTACAAGAAGGATAGAGATTACTGAG ATGAAGTGTCTGGTGGCTCCTGTATTTTGCTGA